From the genome of Salarias fasciatus unplaced genomic scaffold, fSalaFa1.1, whole genome shotgun sequence:
GCGAGGGAGCTAAGAGGAAGGCTAAACGAGCTAGCAGagctagcataaaatggctaaaatgtgtcaagaagctaacagctagcataaaatggctaaCATGTGTCAAGaagctaacagagctagcatGAAAGGCTAAAACAAGTGAGGGAGCTAACAGGAAGGCTAAAagagctaacagagctagctTAAAATAGCTACAATCCGTCCAGAAGCTAATAAAACTAGCATAAAGTGGCTAAAATGTGtcaagaagctaacagctagcataaaatggctaaaatatgtcaagaagctaacagagctagcatAAAATGTCGAGAAGCTAACAAAATTAGCATAAAATGTGTGAAGAAGCTAACAGAGTTAGCATAAAAGGCTAAAACACGCGAGGGAGCTAAGAGGAAGGCTAAACGAGCTAGCAGagctagcataaaatggctaaaatatgtcaagaagctaacagagctagcatAAAATGTGTGAAGAAGCTAACAGAGCTAGCTTAAAATAGCTACAATCCGTCCAGAAGCTAATAAAACTAGCATCAAAAGGCTAAACTGTGTCAAGaagctaacagagctagcatAAAATGTCGAGAAGCTAACAAAATTAGCATAAAATGTGTGAAGAAGCTAACAGAGTTAGCATAAAAGGCTAAAACAAGTGAGGGAGCTAACAGGAAGGCTAAACGAGCTAGCAGagctagcataaaatggctaaCATGTGTCAAGaagctaacagagctagcatGAAAGGCTAAAACAAGTGAGGGAGCTAACAGGAAGGCTAAAagagctaacagagctagctTAAAATAGCTACAATCCGTCCAGAAGCTAATAAAACTAGCATAAAGTGGCTAAAATATATCCAGAAGGTAACagctagcataaaatggctaaaatatgtcaagaagctaacagagctagcatAAAATGTGGAGAAGCTAACAAAATTAGCATAAAATGTGTCAAGaagctaacagagctagcatAAAATGTCGAGAAGCTAACAAAATTAGCATAAAATGTGTGAAGAAGCAGAACAGAGTTAGCATAAAAGGCTAAAACACGCGAGGGAGCTAAGAGGAAGGCTAAACGAGCTAGCAGAGCTAGCATAAAATAGCTACAATCCGTCCAGAAGCTAGCAGAGCTAGCTTAAAATAGGTACAATCCGTCCAGAAGCTAATAAAACTAGCATAAAGTGGCTAAAATATGtcaagaagctaacagctagcataaaatggctaaaatgtgaagataatagcgttagcataaaatcgctacaatgtatgaagaagctaatagcgttagcataaaatcagtaaaatgtatgaagaagctaatagcgttagcataaaatcgctacaatgtatgaagaagctaatagcatTAGCATAAAATCGCtacaatgtatgaagaagctaatagcgttagcataaaatcagtaaaatgtatgaagaagctaatagcgttagcataaaatcgctacaatgtatgaagaagctaatagcatTAGCATAAAATCGCtacaatgtatgaagaagctaatagcgttagcataaaatcgctacaatgtatgaagaagctaatagcgttagcataaaatcagtaaaatgtatgaagaagctaatagcgttagcataaaatcagtaaaatgtatgaagaagctaatagcgttagcataaaatcgCTAAAaagtatgaagaagctaatagcgttagcataaaatcagtaaaatgtatgaagaagctaatagcgttagcataaaatcagtaaaatgtatgaagaagctaatagcgttagcataaaatcagtaaaatgtatgaagaagctaatagcgttagcataaaatcagtaaaatgtatgaagaagctaatagcgttagcataaaatcagtaaaatgtatgaagaagctaatagcgttagcataaaatcagtaaaatgtatgaagaagctaatagcgttagcataaaatcagtaaaatgtatgaagaagctaatagcatTAGCATAAAATCGCTAAAaagtatgaagaagctaatagcgttagcataaaatcagtaaaatgtatgaagaagctaatagcatTAGCATAAAATCGCTAAAaagtatgaagaagctaatagcgttagcataaaatcagtaaaatgtatgaagaagctaatagcatTAGCATAAAATCGCTAAAaagtatgaagaagctaatagcgttagcataaaatcagtaaaatgtatgaagaagctaatagcgttagcataaaatcgctacaatgtatgaagaagctaatagcgttagcatgaaatcgctacaatgtatgaagaagctaatagcgttagcataaggctataatgtatgaagaagctaatagcgttagcatgaacTGGCTAatatgtatgaagaagctaatagcgttagcataaaatcgctacaatgtatgaagaagctaatagcgttagcatgaacTGGCTAatatgtatgaagaagctaatagcgttagcataaaatcgctacaatgtatgaagaagctaatagcgttagcatgaaatggctataatgtatgaagaagctaatagcgttagcataaaatcgctacaatgtatgaagaagctaatagcgttagcatgaacTGGCTAatatgtatgaagaagctaatagcgttagcatgaaatggctataatgtatgaagaagctaatagcgttagcataaaatggctataatgtatgaagaagctaatagcgttagcatgaaatggctataatgtatgaagaagctaatagcgttagcataaaatcgctacaatgtatgaagaagctaatagcgttagcataaaatcagtaaaatgtatgaagaagctaatagcgttagcatgaacTGGCtataatgtatgaagaagctaatagcgttagcataaaatcagtaaaatgtatgaagaagctaatagcgttagcatgaaatcagtaaaatgtatgaagaagctaatagcatTAGCATAAAATCGCTAAAaagtatgaagaagctaatagcgttagcataaaatcgCTACAATGTAtgagaagctaatagcgttagcatgaacTAGCtacaatgtatgaagaagctaatagcgttagcatgaaatggctataatgtatgaagaagctaacagcgttagcataaaatcgCTACAATgcatgaagaagctaatagcgttagcatgaaatggctataatgtatgaagaagctaacagcgttagcataaaatcgctacaatgtatgaagaagctaacaGCGTTAGCATGAAATGGCTAATATGTATGAAGacgctaatagcgttagcataaaatcgctacaatgtatgaagaagctaatagcgttagcatgaaatggctataatgtatgaagaagctaacagcgttagcataaaatcgctacaatgtatgaagaagctaatagcgttagcatgaaatggctataatgtatgaagaagctaatagcgttagcatgaacTGGCtataatgtatgaagaagctaatagcgttagcatgaaatggctataatgtatgaagaagctaatagcgttagcatgaaatggctataatgtatgaagaagctaatagcgttagcatgaaatggctataatgtatgaagaagctaatagcgttagcatgaaatggctataatgtatgaagaagctaatagcgttagcatgaaatggctataatgtatgaagaagctaacagcgttagcataaaatcgctacaatgtatgaagaagctaatagcgttagcatgaaaTGGCTATAATGTATGAAGacgctaatagcgttagcataaaatcagtaaaatgtatgaagaagctaatagcatTAGCATAAAATCGCTACAATgaatgaagaagctaatagcgttagcatgaaatggctacaatgtatgaagaagctaatagcatTAGCATAAAATCGCTACAATgaatgaagaagctaatagcgttagcatgaaatggctataatgtatgaagaagctaatagcgttagcataaaatgGCTATAATgaatgaagaagctaatagcatTAGCATAAAATCGCTACAATgaatgaagaagctaatagcgttagcatgaaatggctacaatgtatgaagaagctaatagcatTAGCATAAAATCGCTACAATgaatgaagaagctaatagcgttagcatgaaatggctacaatgtatgaagaagctaatagcatTAGCATAAAATCGCTACAATgaatgaagaagctaatagcgttagcatgaaatggctacaatgtatgaagaagctaatagcatTAGCATAAAATCGCTACAATgaatgaagaagctaatagcgttagcatgaaatggctacaatgtatgaagaagctaatagcatTAGCATAAAATCGCTACAATgaatgaagaagctaatagcgttagcatgaaatggctataatgtatgaagaagctaatagcgttagcatgaacTGGCTAatatgtatgaagaagctaatagcgttagcataaaatgGCTATAATgaatgaagaagctaatagcatTAGCATAAAATCGCTACAATgaatgaagaagctaatagcgttagcatgaaatggctacaatgtatgaagaagctaatagcatTAGCATAAAATCGCTACAATgaatgaagaagctaatagcgttagcatgaaatggctataatgtatgaagaagctaatagcgttagcatgaacTGGCTAatatgtatgaagaagctaatagcgttagcatcaaATCGCTAAAaagtatgaagaagctaatagcgttagcataaaatcgctacaatgtatgaagaagctaatagcgttagcacgAACTGGCTAatatgtatgaagaagctaatagcgttagcatgaaatggctaaaatgtgtcaagaagctaatagcgttagcataaaatcagtaaaatgtatgaagaagctaatagcgttagcataaaatcagtaaaatgtatgaagaagctaatagcgttagcataaaatcactaaaaagtatgaagaagctaatagcgttagcataaaatcgctacaatgtatgaagaagctaatagcgttagcatgaacTGGCtataatgtatgaagaagctaatagcgttagcatgaaatggctacaatgtatgaagaagctaatagcgttagcatgaaatcagtaaaatgtatgaagaagctaatagcgttagcataaaatcactaaaaagtatgaagaagctaatagcgttagcataaaatcagtaaaatgtatgaaggagctaatagcgttagcataaaatcagtaaaatgtatgaagaagctaatagcgttagcataaaatcagtaaaatgtatgaagaagctaatagcgttagcataaaatcagtaaaatgtatgaagaagctaatagcgttagcatgaaattgctacaatgtatgaagaagctaatagcgttagcataaggctataatgtatgaagaagctaatagcgttagcataaaattgctacaatgtatgaagaagctaatagcgttagcataaaatcagtaaaatgtatgaagaagctaatagcgttagcataaaatcagtaaaatgtatgaagaagctaatagcgttagcataaaatcagtaaaatgtatgaagaagctaatagcgttagcataaaatcagtaaaatgtatgaagaagctaatagcgttagcataaaatcagtaaaatgtatgaagaagctaatagcgttagcataaaatcagtaaaatgtatgaagaagctaatagcgttagcataaggctataatgtatgaagaagctaatagcgttagcataaaattgctacaatgtatgaagaagctaatagcgttagcataaaatcagtaaaatgtatgaagaagctaatagcgttagcataaaatcagtaaaatgtatgaagaagctaatagcgttagcataaaatcagtaaaatgtatgaagaagctaatagcgttagcataaaatcagtaaaatgtatgaagaagctaatagcgttagcataaaatcagtaaaatgtatgaagaagctaatagcgttagcataaaatcagtaaaatgtatgaagaagctaatagcgttagcataaaattgctacaatgtatgaagaagctaatagcgttagcataaaatcgctacaatgtatgaagaagctaatagcgttagcataaaatggctataatgtatgaagaagctaatagcgttagcataaaatggctataatgtatgaagaagctaatagcgttagcataaaatcgttacaatgtatgaagaagctaatagcgttagcataaagTCGCtacaatgtatgaagaagctaatagcgttagcatgaaTTGGCtataatgtatgaagaagctaatagcgttagcatgaaatggctataatgtatgaagaagctaacagcgttagcataaaatcgctacaatgtatgaagaagctaacagcgttagcataaaatcgctacaatgtatgaagaagctaatagcgttagcatgaaatggctataatgtatgaagaagctaatagcgttagcatgaacTGGCtacaatgtatgaagaagctaatagcgttagcatgaaatggctataatgtatgaagaagctaatagcgttagcatgaaatggctataatgtatgaagaagctaatagcgttagcataaaatcgCTACAATGTATGAAgtagctaatagcgttagcatgaaatggctataatgtatgaagaagctaatagcgttagcataaaatcgctacaatgtatgaagaagctaatagcgttagcatgaaatggctataatgtatgaagaagctaatagcgttagcatgaaatggctataatgtatgaagaagctaatagcgttagcataaaatcgCTACAATGTATGAAgtagctaatagcgttagcatgaaatggctataatgtatgaagaagctaatagcgttagcataaaatcgctacaatgtatgaagaagctaatagcgttagcataaggctataatgtatgaagaagctaatagcgttagcataaaatcgctataatgtatgaagaagctaatagcgttagcataaaatcagtaaaatgtatgaagaagctaatagcgttagcataaggctataatgtatgaagaagctaatagcgttagcataaaatcagtaaaatgtatgaagaagctaatagcgttagcatgaaattgctacaatgtatgaagaagctaatagcgttagcataaggctataatgtatgaagaagctaatagcgttagcataaaattgctacaatgtatgaagaagctaatagcgttagcataaaatcagtaaaatgtatgaagaagctaatagcgttagcataaaatcagtaaaatgtatgaagaagctaatagcgttagcataaaatcagtaaaatgtatgaagaagctaatagcgttagcataaggctataatgtatgaagaagctaatagcgttagcataaaattgctacaatgtatgaagaagctaatagcgttagcataaaatcgctacaatgtatgaagaagctaatagcgttagcatgaaaTGGCTAatatgtatgaagaagctaatagcgttagcataaaatcgctacaatgtatgaagaagctaatagcgttagcataaaatggctataatgtatgaagaagctaatagcgttagcataaaatggctataatgtatgaagaagctaatagcgttagcataaaatcgttacaatgtatgaagaagctaatagcgttagcataaagTCGCtacaatgtatgaagaagctaatagcgttagcatgaaTTGGCtataatgtatgaagaagctaatagcgttagcatgaaatggctataatgtatgaagaagctaacagcgttagcataaaatcgctacaatgtatgaagaagctaacagcgttagcataaaatcgctacaatgtatgaagaagctaatagcgttagcatgaaatggctataatgtatgaagaagctaatagcgttagcatgaacTGGCtacaatgtatgaagaagctaatagcgttagcatgaaatggctataatgtatgaagaagctaatagcgttagcatgaaatggctataatgtatgaagaagctaatagcgttagcataaaatcgctacaatgtatgaagaagctaatagcgttagcataaaatcgCTACAacgtatgaagaagctaatagcgttagcatgaaaTGGCTAAACGATGTCATCCGCTAGCTAGCGGTGCAGCTAGCCTGCCGGCGGCGGTAAGGAAGACGTCCGGCCCGGTGGTTGATCAGGACTTTTTATTACGGCGGTTTTGTGCTTCGGACAGAACGGAaggacggggggggggcggggcctgaaggggggggcggggcttgaaGTGGgggcggggaaaaaaaaggggcgGGGCGTCAGCAGTGGATCTCGTAGGCGATCTGTGAGTCCAGGAAGTGGCCGCGGAGGACGGCCTccgcctcggcggcggcggcggcggcggtgggcggggcctcccccccctcccccgtcactcgcccctcctcctcctcctcctcctcctcctcttcctcctcctcccccccgcctCCAGCGGGGGGCGCCAGCACCAGCATCTCGTGGAACTCCTCCAGCCGGccgaagggggcggggccgtccGAGTAGTCGTCGACGTAgaggaccgcctcctcctgcaggggggggggggcgacacACAGCTTTTAGCCCcgcccgctcctcctcctccccccccaccctcccccctccctcactcGCCTTGGGGGCGGGgtctcggcggcggcggcagatcatggcgagcagcagcagcgccgtcAGCGCCAGCAGCGCGATGCCGGCGGCCACGGCGGCCTGCGCGGCGGCGCCCAGCGCGCCGAAGGCCATGCTGCCGGCGGCGTGCAGCGGCTCGCGGCTCACGTCcggcgccgggcggcggcggcgggggggggcggggccgcccgcccaggcggaggaggaggaggagttgatGGCCAGGTGGAAGGCGAGgcgcgccgcgccgccggcGTTGCGCGCCTCGCACTCGTAGAAGCCGGCGTGCGCCGCCGTCACGTTGCTGAGGAACAGCATGCCGCTGCCCGTGTCGGCGTCCTCCGGGGCCCCGCCCgccggccacgccccctcctcctcctccagagggggagggggaggagcgggggggggcggggcctcctgCACCAGGCCGCGGGGCGACGGCGACGCCTTCCTCCACGTCACCTGCAGGAGACGGCagccagctagcagctagcgcGCTAACAGGGTAGCACGCTAACAGGTTAAAAGGCTACAACACGCTAAcaggctagcatgctaacaggctagcacGCTAACAGGAtagcatgctaacaggctagcatgctaacaggctagcatgctaacaggtTCAAGCATGCTAGCAGGTTAAAAGGCTACAACACGCTAACAGGAtagcatgctaacaggctagcacGCTAACAGGATAGCATGCTAACAGATTCAAGCATGCTAGCAGGTTAAAAGGCTAcaacatgctaacaggctagcaagctaacaggctagcatgctaacagatTCAAGCATGCTAGCAGGTTAAAAGGCTAcaacatgctaacaggctagcatgctaacaggctagcatgctaacaggctagcacgctaacaggctagcatgctaacaggctagcatgctaacaggtTCAAGCATGCTAGCAGGTTAAAAGGCTACAACACGCTAACAGGAtagcatgctaacaggctagcacGCTAACAGGATAGCATGCTTGCAGGTTAGCTAGCACGCTAACAGGTTCAAGCATGCTAGCAGGTTAAGAGGCTACAAAAACGCTAACAGGATAGCATGCTAACAGGTTAAAAGGCTACAACATGCTAACAGGAtagcatgctaacaggctagcatgctaacaggctagcacGCTAAAAGGCTAGTGCGCGAACAGGATAGAGGCTACAACACGCTAAcaggctagcatgctaacaggtTCAAGCATGCTAGCAAGATAAGAGGCTACAACACGCTAACAAGAtagcatgctaacaggctagcatgctaacagatTCAAGCATGCTAGCAGGTTAAGAGGCTATAAAAACGCTAACAGGATAGCATGCTAACAGGTTCAAGCATGCTAGCAAGTTAAGACGCGACAACATGTTAACAGGAACAGGAtagcatgctaacaggctagcatGCCGAcaagctaacaggctagcaAGGCTAATGGGCTAcagcatgctaacaggctagcatGCTGACAGGCTAGCAAGGCTAATGGGCTAcagcatgctaacaggctagcatgctaacaggtTCAAGCATGCTAGCAGGTTAAAAGGCTACAACACGCTAACAAGAtagcatgctaacaggctagcatgctaacaggtTCAAGCATGCTAGCAAGTTAAGACGCTACAACATGTTAACAGGAACAGGAtagcatgctaacaggctagcatGCCGAcaagctaacaggctagcaAGGCTAATGGGCTAcagcatgctaacaggctagcatGCTGACAGGCTAGCAAGGCTAATGGGCTAcagcatgctaacaggctagcatGCCGACAAGCTAACATGCTAGCAAGGCTAATGGGCTAcagcatgctaacaggctagcatGCTGACAGGCTAGCATGCTGACAAGCTAACATGCTAGCAAGGCTAATGGGCTAcagcatgctaacaggctagcatGCTGACAGGCTAGCAAGGCTATTGGGCTAcagcatgctaacaggctagcatGCTGACAGGCTAGCATGCTGACAAGCTAACATGCTAGCAAGGCTAATGGGCTACAGCATGCTAACATGCTGACAGGCTAGCAGTCTAACATGCCAACAGGCTCCAGCATGCTAGCAAGGCTACATAACCCTAACCGCAACAGGCTAACACCTGGAGCAGCTAGCCCGCCGGCGGGGGCCggcgggggggggtggggggggctgacCTGGGGCCGGGGGTACCCCGAGGCGTGGCAGGACACCCGCAGGCCGTCGCCCAGGCGCACGGCCAGGCGGCGGGGCTCCAGCCGCAGCAGGGGGGGGATGCACACCAGGCTGCTGGGGGGCACCTCCAGCAGGCCCAGGCGGGACAGCCGCGGCGGCTCGGCGCACGGCAGGCGGCGGCCCGCCGGGCTCAGCAGGCGGCGGCCCGCCCCGTCCATCCAGGCGCGCAGCCAGTGGAGGGCGCAGTCGCAGCGCCACGGGttgtctgcggcgggggggggggggtaagagGGGCGGGGCCAAGCGGGGTTATCGGTGTGAGAAAAGGCTAAAACAAAACAGCTAACGGagctagcataaaat
Proteins encoded in this window:
- the LOC115385592 gene encoding leucine-rich repeat-containing protein 24-like → MMLVATPLLLLPLLRPVGGAYCPGGCRCYSLTVECGSAGLGGLPRGVPTHTQTLFLQDNLIGQIRTGDLLLLTHLNYLYLQNNSLSSVEPGSFQSQRRLLELALNANRLRALGADVFRGLEQLRVLYLAANRLARLQDHAFRGLPRLQELHLQHNALEAVSERALLGLGSLALLDLSANGLHTLGAAALRPLLALQVLRITDNPWRCDCALHWLRAWMDGAGRRLLSPAGRRLPCAEPPRLSRLGLLEVPPSSLVCIPPLLRLEPRRLAVRLGDGLRVSCHASGYPRPQVTWRKASPSPRGLVQEAPPPPAPPPPPLEEEEGAWPAGGAPEDADTGSGMLFLSNVTAAHAGFYECEARNAGGAARLAFHLAINSSSSSAWAGGPAPPRRRRPAPDVSREPLHAAGSMAFGALGAAAQAAVAAGIALLALTALLLLAMICRRRRDPAPKEEAVLYVDDYSDGPAPFGRLEEFHEMLVLAPPAGGGGEEEEEEEEEEEEEGRVTGEGGEAPPTAAAAAAEAEAVLRGHFLDSQIAYEIHC